A single window of Crassostrea angulata isolate pt1a10 chromosome 8, ASM2561291v2, whole genome shotgun sequence DNA harbors:
- the LOC128161538 gene encoding uncharacterized protein LOC128161538 codes for MDNRDYLYPTYADGIPHPSQFQQTENNFVKQEYQGPWESSAPFASEPFYAGQNQYPPPGYGNMSNNYCAYPPNYPQSAPEYPEFGANIGSYPHGFGAGTSAPYPGSVPLNHLTNSYAVNQFPPHYYPSAEFNHPSQVYSNHPSHHPSHHPSQVFNNHPYLNQPREDSSNFGKYKTSNKPSLAKPYTKSNHQESSLPPDPFYGNWWAIAQTEDAAADGAEEKEKVVPQTILNFERDDSLCEVGNALLRTQRVLCENLQGLTFNEPVAHVYSPAVYAFQTYKEFIRKYCTSEKKVLFVGINPGPWGMVQSGVPFGERAFVRDWLEIQGLILKPAWEHPKRPILGLECTRSEVSGKKLWTLIKSLSGRPENFFQHCFLHNICPLSFLSKTGSNITPPDILPAEKRNQLNQICDASLTEVIRILKVEIVVAIGRYVETRVKNIIKNGNLPEFRVECLAHPSPLNRKAGNRWAEIAEEQLREFGVLSYIKSDHTVSGIKQDFSESEASEQDSFTDGNFVQHPLAVQSSLEKEQTSDARNPFSDSTFVKQEPVFDIKCTNQVAAPEPPFLKQEPVFDAPCTKDFAPSDTPIIVQNPFSDSSFAHQEQSTKVPFVEPSLYHDRKPMEPGLASDLDINSVVQDTKECHY; via the exons ATGGATAACAGGGATTATTTATATCCGACGTATGCAGATGGGATTCCTCATCCCAGTCAATTTCAGCAGACTGAAAATAATTTTGTCAAGCAAGAATACCAAGGACCATGGGAAAGCAGTGCTCCATTTGCCTCGGAACCTTTCTATGCAGGACAAAATCAGTATCCACCACCTGGATATGGAAACATGTCAAATAATTATTGTGCTTACCCACCGAACTATCCTCAATCGGCACCAGAATATCCTGAATTTGGTGCTAATATCGGAAGCTATCCACATGGTTTTGGAGCTGGAACTAGTGCACCGTATCCGGGATCAGTACCATTGAATCACCTAACAAACAGCTATGCTGTCAACCAGTTTCCTCCTCATTATTATCCAAGCGCAGAATTTAATCATCCATCGCAAGTTTACAGTAACCATCCCTCTCACCATCCCTCTCACCATCCTTCACAAGTGTTCAACAATCATCCATACTTAAACCAACCTAGAGAAGACAGTTCAAACTTCGGAAAATACAAAACCAGCAATAAACCTTCTCTTGCCAAACCATACACAAAATCCAATCATCAAGAGAGCTCACTTCCACCGGATCCATTTTATGGAAATTGGTGGGCGATCGCTCAGACAGAGGATGCTGCAGCAGATGGTGCAGAAGAGAAGGAGAAAGTTGTTCCTCAAACAATTCTTAACTTTGAGAGAGACGATTCTCTGTGCGAGGTTGGAAATGCTTTGTTGCGAACACAGAGAGTACTGTGTGAAAATCTTCAAGGCCTTACTTTTAATGAGCCTGTGGCCCATGTGTATAGTCCGGCGGTATATGCATTTCAGACATACAAAGAGTTCATTAGAAAATACTGCACATCTGAGAAAAAGGTTCTCTTTGTGGGAATTAACCCAGGTCCATGGGGAATGGTTCAAAGTGGT GTTCCTTTTGGGGAGAGGGCATTTGTTCGTGACTGGCTAGAAATACAGGGCCTGATTCTGAAACCAGCCTGGGAACATCCTAAAAGACCCATACTTGGACTTGAATGCACTAGATCTGAG GTCAGCGGCAAGAAACTCTGGACTCTTATCAAGAGTCTAAGTGGACGCCCAGAGAACTTTTTCCAGCACTGCTTTCTGCACAACATTTGTCCACTCTCCTTTTTGTCAAAAACCGGCAGCAACATCACACCACCTGATATCCTTCCCGCAGAAAAAAGGAACCAGCTGAATCAAATTTGTGACGCCTCTCTTACAGAAGTCATTCGAATCTTGAAAGTGGAGATAGTTGTAGCAATAGGTCGTTATGTAGAAACTCGTGTGAAAAACATAATCAAGAATGGTAATTTGCCCGAGTTCAGAGTTGAGTGTCTTGCTCATCCGAGTCCACTCAACAGAAAAGCTGGAAATAGGTGGGCGGAAATTGCTGAGGAGCAGTTGAGAGAATTTGGAGTGTTGTCATACATAAAGTCAGATCATACAGTATCTGGTATAAAGCAAGATTTTTCCGAATCGGAAGCTTCCGAGCAAGACTCTTTCACAGATGGTAACTTTGTACAGCATCCGTTAGCAGTCCAAAGTTCTTTGGAGAAAGAACAGACTTCCGATGCAAGAAATCCATTTTCAGACTCAACCTTTGTGAAACAGGAACCtgtttttgatatcaaatgcACCAATCAGGTTGCTGCACCAGAACCTCCCTTCCTGAAGCAAGAACCGGTTTTTGATGCTCCATGCACAAAAGATTTCGCACCATCTGATACTCCAATAATTGTACAAAACCCATTTTCAGACTCTAGTTTTGCACACCAAGAGCAATCAACAAAGGTTCCGTTTGTGGAACCAAGTCTGTATCATGATAGAAAACCCATGGAGCCAGGTTTGGCCTCTGATCTTGACATTAATAGTGTTGTTCAGGACACAAAAGAATGCCATTACTGA